GCGCCTCATCGCTGGTGCAGGGGGTTCACTACTACCGCGACGCCCACGAAGATCAGTTCATCCCTGGTCTGATGCACGTGAATCTGGGGGGCTACCACATCCGCGACATCGAATTTGTAGCCGCCTTCGATATTGATCAGAACAAAGTTGGCAAAGACCTGGGCGAAGCGATCTATGCCACGCCAAACAACACCTATAAATTTGCCGATGTTCCCAGGTTGGGCGTGAATGTCAGCCGGGGCATGACACACGATGGCCTGGGCAAATATCTCTCCAGGATCATCACCAAAGCCCCTGGCTCGACAGTGGACATGGTGAAAATCCTCAAAGACACTGGCGCAGATGTTGTCGTCAACTACCTGCCAGTTGGCAGCGAAACGGCCACCAAATGGTATGTCGAGCAGATCTTGCAGGCGGGCTGCGGCTTTGTGAACTGTATTCCCGTCTTCATTGCCCGCGAAGCCTACTGGCGCGCCCGCTTTGAGCAGGCCAGGCTCCCCATCATCGGCGATGACATCAAGAGCCAGGTTGGCGCTACTATTGTCCATCGCATGCTCACCCGCCTCTTCCGCGAGCGCGGCGTGCGCCTGGAGCGTACCAGTCAGCTCAACGTTGGCGGCAACACCGATTTCCTGAATATGCTGGAGCGCGAACGTCTCGAATCCAAGAAAATCTCCAAGACCAACGCTGTCACCAGCCAGCTTGACTATGATCTGGGTGAAGAGAACGTTCACATCGGCCCCAGCGACTACGTTGCCTGGCTCACCGACCGCAAGTGGGCCTACATCCGTTTGGAGGGGCGCACCTTTGGGGATGTACCGCTCAATGTCGAACTCAAACTGGAGGTCTGGGATTCCCCCAATTCCGCTGGAGTCGTCATTGACGCCATTCGCTGCGCGAAGCTGGCGAAAGATCGCGGCATCGGCGGCGCGCTGCTCGGTCCCGCCGGCTACTTTATGAAGTCCCCGCCGATTCAGTATCATGATGAAGAGGCTCGCCGGATGACCGAAGAGTTCATCACTGAACACAGCGGCGCCGAACAGGAAGTGAAGGGCAACGGCAAGCGCGAAGTTGAGCCAGAGGTTGTCCACGAGCTACCCAAGCATAGCTAGCCAGGTAACGATGGGAGGGTACAGAGATCACACCCTGCATCTCTGTACTCCTCATCCGCTGATGTATCTCCCCGCATCTCTCATCCGTTGTAGAGGCAGAGAGATCGGCAAAGCAATAAAAGCCCTGAAGCCTTGCGAGGAGACGAACCAACGTTATTTCCTGGCTTTACGAGCGTCTCGCAGACGCCTCATTCCTCAAACTGACTAGAAGGTAGTGCGGCATGATCTACTGGCTGCTCCGCAGCGCAACCTGGCTGGTTCGCTGGATACCCGGCAAACCGCGTCGAGTCATCGGTGGACTCCTGTGCGTGGCAGCCTACTGGTGTTGGCCCGAAAAACGGCGCAACACCATCAACAACATGGCGCACATCCTGGGGCGTCCCGCTTCTGATCGCCAGGTACGACAGTTAGCGCGCCGCTCCTGGGGCAATTATGGCCGCTATCTGGGAGACTTCTTTAATTTCCCAAATGTAACCAGGCCGCAACTGTTGTCGCGTCTGGTTGATATATCCCCAGCCGCCGGCGGCTGGGTTCAGATTGCTAAAGAAGGACTGGCGCGGGGCAAAGGGATCATCATTGCCACCGCCCACTTTGGGAACTGGGACGTAGCTGGCGCATTGGTCGCGTCGCGTATCTCCATGGCTGCCATTGCCGAAACATTTCCAGACCCACGTGTCAACGCGCTGGTACAGGGGCAGCGCGCCGAAAAAGGCATTCGTGTGATCCCAATGGAAGGCGTCGGCGCAAGGAAAGTGCTGCAAGCTCTCAAAAACAACGAGGCAGTCGCTATTGTGTTTGATCGCCCTATGACCGCCAAAGATGGCGTACCAGTCACCTTCTTTGGCAGCACAACCTATGTCCCAGGCGGCGTTGCCGCCCTGGCGCTCAAAGCTGGCGCAACCATCATGCCTGGCTTTGCCTGGTACGCCGAGGAAATACCCGGCTCTTACTATGGCAAAGCCGGTCGCCCGATCATCGCTGAGCCGGTTCCCGGCAAAACCACCGCCGAGCAGGTGGTGGAAATAACACAACAGATGTGCGACGCGCTCGAAGCGATTATCCGCGAAGCGCCTGACCAATGGTATATGTTTCGCTCATTCTGGCCGAAGGAGAAGACCTCAAGATGAAGTACTGGCTCTTTCGGGTTGGTCTCGCAGTTATCCCACACCTTCCGCAGCGACTGGCGCAGCAAGGCGCGCTGGCGGCTGGCTGGCTCCTCTGGATACTGCTGCCGGGGCCGCGCCGACAGGTGAGCGAAAACCTGCGCCATGTGCCGCGCCTGGCGGCAGATCCGCCAGTGCTGCGCCGGGCCGTGCGGAACGTTTTCGGGAACAGCATCTTAAACTATGTTGATTTCTTCCGGCTGAGCACTGTGAGCGCGGCTGAATTGGCCGATTACTGGGAGGTGAGCGGCCTGGAACATCTGGACGCGGCGCTGGCAAAGGGGCGCGGCTGCATTCTGATTAGCGGCCATCTGGGAAACTTCGATTATGCCATGCGCCACTTCATCAATCTGGGCTATACGATCACCGTCACCCAGGAACGCCTCAAGCCAGAGCGGCTGCACGAACTCGTGATGCAGGCCCGCAGCACCCCTGGGGTACACTGGGCGCCGGTGGACTCGGCCAGCGGGCTGCGCCAACTTTTCAGTGCCCTGCGCCGTAATGAAGTAGTGATTATGCCAGCAGACCGTGATATTCAAGGGCATGGGGAAATCGTCCCACTCTTTGGCGCGCCAGCCCGTCTGCCCCCTGGTGGGGTACAACTCGCCCAACGGACAGGCGCTGCGCTCCTGGGTGTTTTTCCTCATCGCAAAGGGCTGGCACATGGGCATGGTGAGGTTGTCCCCTTGCCAGTGTTGACTGCTGAAGAAGAGGCTGCCGAGCCAGACCCGCTGCGCCAGAACCTGCATCGGGCGGCAAAGCTCCTGGAACAACAAATTGAGCGTAATCCAGAGCAATGGGTCGTCTTCCAGCCAATCTGGTTGGCTGAACCAGCCGCAGCGCCCATTGGGCCTGACGGAGCAGATACCCTATCGCTTCAGCAGCCGGAGTCAGCCGCGCCCCAACACAACGAAAATCTGCAAACGCATCATGTCTCATAATCCATTCTTGACAGAACCTTAACACTTGTCTGATGACAGAAAACACATCACAGCATACAATGACAGAAACCGAATATCGATCACACAAATTGGCAAACGAGTGGGGCGTGATAACCAGCACGTCACGGCCACCCGAACCCATCATAACCAGCAGATGTACTCTCTGGAGAGGAAACACAACCACCTATGGACGCGAAGCAAGGGATGTCGGATAAAACACCCAGGACAATCGCCTGGGAGAACCTATCGGGTCAGCCAGCCATTATGCCTCTTGGCCGGGCAGATGTGCATATGCACAGCGTCTACAGCGACGGGTTAGGCGCTATACAAGACATCCTTGCCTTCGTCAGCCAGCAGCGCGACCTGGATGTGATTGCTATTACCGATCATAACACCATCGAGGGCGCTCTGCGCGCCCGTGAGCTTGCCTGCAAACAGCGCGCCAGCTTTGAGGTCATTGTCGGCGAAGAGGTAAGCACTCGTGAAGGCCATCTGCTCACGCTGTTCATCGAACGGCGCATCCCGCCAGGTTTGAGCGTCGAGCGCAGCATTGAACTTGCCCATGAGCAGGGGGGCATCGCCATCATCGCTCATCCCTTCAACCGTGTCTTTCGTCACAGCATCCAGCGCGAGGTGGTGAATCGGCTGAAACATGCGGCTTTTGAAGCACAGCCCGACGGGATTGAAACACTGAACGGGAGCTTTGCAGGCATCGGCTCATCCCGGTTGGCAATGGCCCGCAATCGCCAGCGGTATGGGTGGCCTGAAACGGGAAGCAGCGACGCCCATACCGTCACAGCCATTGGCTGCGCCTTCACCTGGTTTGCTGGAACGAGCGCAGATGATCTGCGCGCCTCCCTGCTGGACTGCACCACCATGCCTGGTGGACGGTTCTGGCAGACCTATGAGTATTGGCAGCTTGCAAGTCATTGGGCGCGTAAAGGACGGCCAGGTCGCCCAACTCGCAGCGAGCGTCTGCGTCGGCTTGGGCAGTCAGAGCATCTGGCGCTGCTTCGGCATTTTAGCCAGATCGCCCGACGCCCCCTGGCGGAGCGGCACTCCCAACAACCGGCAGCAGCGATTGATGCGCCTGAAAGCAGCATTGAGCAGGATGTTCGGCGACGCCAGCGATAGAAATGGAGCTTTCGGCTTTTAACAACGTCCAGAGTGTAGAGTTACTATAGAGGAGATGGGCAACCACGCAGCGGCGAGCATCGTCCTGGGTGGACCCAACGAATGTTGTGAAAATAGGCTTTGTCTCACCGTATGATTGGAGCTTTGAAGGTGGTGTACGCAGCCACATCACGCAGCTAGCCGCCGAGCTAGAACGGATGGGGCACACAACAGGCATCATCACCTCAGCCACTGGAGAAAAAGGTCGGCGCCGCGAACCTAAAGTCGAAAAACTTGGGTGGGCCATGCCTATCCCCTGGAATGGGTCAATTGCGCGGATTGCCGTCTCCCCGCTGCTTGCCCGCCAGACCAGAGCGGTCCTGGAGCGCGAACAGTTTGATGTTATTCACCTGCACGAGCCGCTGGCCCCGGCCCTGCCGCTCACCACCCTGCATGTCCTCAAGGGCTTGAATACGGTCAGCGTCGGCACCTTCCATGCCTTCGCCCCCAATAATCTCGTCTCCATGCCGCGCCTTTCCTACGCTTCGGGGCGTGTCGTACTGCGGCGCTATTTCAACCGTCTTGACGGGCATATCGCCGTCTCGCCTGCCGCTTATCAGTTTGCCAGCCGCTATTTTCCTGGGCATTATCAGATTATCCCAAATGGTGTCGATCTGCATCGTTTCAGCGTCCAGGCTGAAGCCCTGCCCCAGTTTGCCGACGGGAAGCTCAATATCCTATATCTGGGGCGTATCGAACCGCGCAAGGGCCTCAAATATCTGGTGCAGGCCATCCCCCAGATTCGCGCCCGCTATCCCCAGACGCGCTTCATCATCGGGAGCGATGGCCCCCAACGGTCCCACTACGAAAAACTGGTGCGTCGGCATGGCTGGCCGGATGTCGTCTTTACCGGGCGCGTACCCGACGAAGAGCTTCCACGCTATTATGCCAGTTGTGACCTCTTTTGCGCCCCCAGCACCGGCAGCGAAAGTCAAGGTGTGGTATTATTGGAAGCGATGGCTTCAAGCAAACCAGTCGTTGCTTCCAATATTGATGGCTATCGGGATGTCATCCGTAATGAAGCAGATGGATTCCTGGTCGCGCCACGGAATAGCGAAGCACTGGCTGGGGCTATCTGCCGGTTGTTGGGCGATATGACATTGCGCAGAACGATGGGAACAAGTGGGCGCGAGCATGCCGGGGAGTTTTCCTGGCCTCGGATTGCCAACCGTATTGTTGACTATTACCAGGTACTCATCGAACAACATGCGTACAGCAAGACCCCACAACATAATCTTTTTGCCCTCTTATAGCATAATGAAGGGGCTGTAGGGAGAGAGCAAAAAGGGAAGAGGAATTGGTATGATCGGAACCCGTGTCCAGCAATTTATGCGGCGCCTGGTTGAGCGAGCAATGCAACCACTGGCTCGCACTGGCATCACCCCCAACATGCTGACACTCATCGGTCTGCTTCTTACCATCTTCACAGCAGGAGTCATCGCGTTCAACCACCTGCGGATTGGTGGTATCCTGGTGCTTGGCGCTGGAATCTTTGATATGTTTGATGGTGCCATGGCCCGCGTCAGTCAGAAAAGCTCCAAGTTCGGCGCTTTCTTCGATTCTACGCTGGATCGCTATGCCGAAGGATTACTCCTGCTGGGAATCATCATCTATGCGCAGCTTCACCTGCCAACCCAGCGCATCATTGGCGACATCACCACCGCGAATCTAGTCGTCTGGTTGACCTATATCGCGGCGCTGAGTTCGCTCATGATTAGCTACACGCGAGCGCGGGCGGAAGGGCTGGGGCTGGAATGCAAGATGGGTTTGCTGGCACGCCCTGAACGGGTTATTCTGCTGGCGGCTGGGCTGCTGATTGGGGGCC
This genomic interval from Ktedonobacterales bacterium contains the following:
- a CDS encoding inositol-3-phosphate synthase, whose product is MSKNGKVKVAIIGVGNCASSLVQGVHYYRDAHEDQFIPGLMHVNLGGYHIRDIEFVAAFDIDQNKVGKDLGEAIYATPNNTYKFADVPRLGVNVSRGMTHDGLGKYLSRIITKAPGSTVDMVKILKDTGADVVVNYLPVGSETATKWYVEQILQAGCGFVNCIPVFIAREAYWRARFEQARLPIIGDDIKSQVGATIVHRMLTRLFRERGVRLERTSQLNVGGNTDFLNMLERERLESKKISKTNAVTSQLDYDLGEENVHIGPSDYVAWLTDRKWAYIRLEGRTFGDVPLNVELKLEVWDSPNSAGVVIDAIRCAKLAKDRGIGGALLGPAGYFMKSPPIQYHDEEARRMTEEFITEHSGAEQEVKGNGKREVEPEVVHELPKHS
- a CDS encoding lysophospholipid acyltransferase family protein, which translates into the protein MIYWLLRSATWLVRWIPGKPRRVIGGLLCVAAYWCWPEKRRNTINNMAHILGRPASDRQVRQLARRSWGNYGRYLGDFFNFPNVTRPQLLSRLVDISPAAGGWVQIAKEGLARGKGIIIATAHFGNWDVAGALVASRISMAAIAETFPDPRVNALVQGQRAEKGIRVIPMEGVGARKVLQALKNNEAVAIVFDRPMTAKDGVPVTFFGSTTYVPGGVAALALKAGATIMPGFAWYAEEIPGSYYGKAGRPIIAEPVPGKTTAEQVVEITQQMCDALEAIIREAPDQWYMFRSFWPKEKTSR
- a CDS encoding lysophospholipid acyltransferase family protein is translated as MKYWLFRVGLAVIPHLPQRLAQQGALAAGWLLWILLPGPRRQVSENLRHVPRLAADPPVLRRAVRNVFGNSILNYVDFFRLSTVSAAELADYWEVSGLEHLDAALAKGRGCILISGHLGNFDYAMRHFINLGYTITVTQERLKPERLHELVMQARSTPGVHWAPVDSASGLRQLFSALRRNEVVIMPADRDIQGHGEIVPLFGAPARLPPGGVQLAQRTGAALLGVFPHRKGLAHGHGEVVPLPVLTAEEEAAEPDPLRQNLHRAAKLLEQQIERNPEQWVVFQPIWLAEPAAAPIGPDGADTLSLQQPESAAPQHNENLQTHHVS
- a CDS encoding PHP-associated domain-containing protein yields the protein MDAKQGMSDKTPRTIAWENLSGQPAIMPLGRADVHMHSVYSDGLGAIQDILAFVSQQRDLDVIAITDHNTIEGALRARELACKQRASFEVIVGEEVSTREGHLLTLFIERRIPPGLSVERSIELAHEQGGIAIIAHPFNRVFRHSIQREVVNRLKHAAFEAQPDGIETLNGSFAGIGSSRLAMARNRQRYGWPETGSSDAHTVTAIGCAFTWFAGTSADDLRASLLDCTTMPGGRFWQTYEYWQLASHWARKGRPGRPTRSERLRRLGQSEHLALLRHFSQIARRPLAERHSQQPAAAIDAPESSIEQDVRRRQR
- a CDS encoding glycosyltransferase family 4 protein, translating into MDPTNVVKIGFVSPYDWSFEGGVRSHITQLAAELERMGHTTGIITSATGEKGRRREPKVEKLGWAMPIPWNGSIARIAVSPLLARQTRAVLEREQFDVIHLHEPLAPALPLTTLHVLKGLNTVSVGTFHAFAPNNLVSMPRLSYASGRVVLRRYFNRLDGHIAVSPAAYQFASRYFPGHYQIIPNGVDLHRFSVQAEALPQFADGKLNILYLGRIEPRKGLKYLVQAIPQIRARYPQTRFIIGSDGPQRSHYEKLVRRHGWPDVVFTGRVPDEELPRYYASCDLFCAPSTGSESQGVVLLEAMASSKPVVASNIDGYRDVIRNEADGFLVAPRNSEALAGAICRLLGDMTLRRTMGTSGREHAGEFSWPRIANRIVDYYQVLIEQHAYSKTPQHNLFALL
- a CDS encoding CDP-alcohol phosphatidyltransferase family protein encodes the protein MIGTRVQQFMRRLVERAMQPLARTGITPNMLTLIGLLLTIFTAGVIAFNHLRIGGILVLGAGIFDMFDGAMARVSQKSSKFGAFFDSTLDRYAEGLLLLGIIIYAQLHLPTQRIIGDITTANLVVWLTYIAALSSLMISYTRARAEGLGLECKMGLLARPERVILLAAGLLIGGQPGLLWTMLVMAVLTTITAIQRIVHIWRITRPPKADPAIATETVKSRNTQPQQQTSEQHRKSWRAMAKRLKTEQPLES